Proteins encoded together in one Patescibacteria group bacterium window:
- a CDS encoding AAA family ATPase: MKFPRTKKVLFANNKGGVGKTTLAFNCAMSFARQGYKTVLVDLDPQCNLSRLAMGDNQYEKTLFSEMEKDIYDVLRGVVEGGADVDFEVPFIPVSNSENNLFLMKGSVNLSLYENILVTAYGQAAAGQQLGYFQTSAIDRFLREKGMKEEIDIFVIDTSPSLSLLNQIIFLGADYFVVPMMPDAFSVQGIENLGSIYEKWKHNWKVTGRALSGDTENKYVLSGDGLFIGYVVNSYNVYGKRPIKDHRRWIEEIPLKVKKYLSEKHGRNGLVEKSWKSSLAEIQDYGRIPAKCQELGVAIFDLDPACVEEIHQGTKENIEKSKEEFRDLSGEILNILSEY, translated from the coding sequence ATGAAATTTCCTAGAACAAAAAAAGTATTATTTGCTAATAATAAGGGCGGGGTTGGTAAGACTACGCTTGCTTTTAATTGCGCAATGTCATTTGCTAGGCAGGGCTATAAAACGGTTTTAGTTGACCTTGATCCACAGTGCAATCTTTCTCGTTTAGCCATGGGAGACAATCAATACGAAAAAACATTATTTTCTGAAATGGAGAAAGATATTTATGACGTTTTACGGGGGGTAGTCGAGGGAGGAGCTGACGTCGATTTTGAAGTACCTTTTATTCCAGTTTCAAATAGTGAAAATAATCTTTTTTTAATGAAAGGGAGTGTTAACCTTTCACTTTATGAAAATATACTAGTTACAGCTTATGGGCAGGCAGCTGCAGGGCAGCAGCTTGGATATTTTCAGACTAGTGCTATTGATAGATTTTTACGTGAGAAAGGAATGAAAGAGGAGATAGACATCTTTGTAATCGATACATCTCCTAGCTTATCGTTGCTTAATCAAATTATTTTTTTAGGAGCTGATTATTTTGTTGTTCCGATGATGCCAGATGCTTTCAGCGTCCAGGGCATTGAAAACTTGGGGTCTATTTATGAAAAATGGAAACATAATTGGAAAGTTACTGGCAGAGCGCTTTCTGGTGATACGGAGAATAAATATGTACTTTCTGGTGACGGATTGTTTATTGGGTATGTAGTTAATTCATACAATGTTTATGGTAAGCGACCAATCAAAGACCATCGCCGTTGGATTGAAGAAATTCCTTTAAAAGTAAAAAAGTATCTTTCTGAAAAGCACGGAAGGAATGGTTTAGTTGAGAAAAGTTGGAAAAGTTCATTAGCCGAAATACAAGATTATGGACGTATTCCAGCAAAGTGTCAGGAGCTTGGAGTCGCAATATTTGACCTCGATCCAGCTTGCGTAGAGGAAATTCATCAGGGGACGAAAGAAAATATTGAAAAATCAAAAGAAGAATTTCGTGATCTTTCAGGAGAAATTTTGAATATTTTATCAGAATACTAA